In the genome of Dermatobacter hominis, the window GCCCAGGCCGAGCGACCTCGGGAACGTGAAGTGGTCCACGGCCTCCATCCAGCCGGGCATCTTCGGCTCCTCGCCCTTCTCGGGCCGGCTGCTCCACTGCCGGCGGGCCAGGCCGAGGAACACCAGGCCGAACGCCAGCGTCGCCCAGTCGACGCCGTCGTCGGTCGTCCCGCTGCCGGCCCCCTTGGCGACCAGCAGCACGACCGCCACGACCGCGCTCAGGCCGGCGATCCACCCCAGGGCGAACGCGACGCCGTTCGACCGGGCTCGCGGCGTGGCCAGCATGAGCACGATGGCGATGATCGGGATCGGGCTGATGGCGACGCCGACCGCCGAGGGCAGCAGGTCGCCGATGGACTGGATCAACACGTGCGCTTCCCTCCGGACGCCGCCCAGCGCCGCCACGTTCGCACACGGGAGCGCCGGCGTGCGGCACCCGATCGGACGAGATGGCCACGCGGCCCGGGTGCGGTCAGAGGCGGTCGGTGCGCCGGAGCCAGGTGTAGGCGACCCAACCGGGGAGGATCGGCAGCCAGAAGGTGACGAGGCGGAAGAAGAAGACCGCCGGCACCGCCTGCGAGTTGGGCACGCCGACCGCCACCATGCCGCCGATCAGCGCGGCCTCGGTGGCGCCGATGCCGCCCGGCGTCGGCGCGACCGTCGCGATCGCGGCGCCGAACAGGTAGACGGCGCCGAGCGTGGCGAAGCGGGTCGACACGTCGAACGCCTCGGCCGACGCGACGAAGGCGAGCAGGTAGCTGACGGTGACGAGCAGCGAGCCGCCGAGCATCAGGGCGATCTTGCTCGGCGTCGTCAGGACGTCGCGCAGGCCTCCGGCCGCCCGCCCGAGGATGGGCAGCACCTGCGTGCGCACCATGCGCCGGGTCGACGGCACGAGCAGCGCGAGGACGGCAATCGCGACGACCACGCCGACGCCGATCGCCAGCGCCTTGGGCGAGGGCAGCTCGACGTCGCCGATCGCGTCGCGCCCGGCCCAGAACACGAAGATCAGCAGCAGCACGGCGTGGCCGAGGAAGCCGCCGACCGCGTCGAGGCCGACCGACGACGTGGCGACCGCCGAGTCGACGCCCTGGCGCTGGAGGAAGCGCACGTTGAGCGCCATGCCGCCGATGCCGGCCGGAGCGACGGTCGAGGTGAACGCGGTGCCGAGCTGGGCGGCCGACGTCGCGCCGAAGGGCAGGCGGCCGGGCACCGCGCCCGTCAGTGCGATCGCCGCGGCCAGGTAGCTCGCGATCGATGCGAGCGACGCGGGGATCGCCCAGTACCAGTCGGCGTCGGTGATCTGGTCGAAGATCGCCGGCAGGTCGGCGAACTGCGGCACCAGGAAGTACACGACCGCGACCAGCATGACCATGCTGAACACCTGTCGGGGGCCGATGCGTGCGAGCGGCTCGAGCTCGGCGGGCTCGACCCCGCATCGCCGTTCGACCTCGGTGCGGAGCTCGTCGAGCAGGCCGGGGCGCTCACCCAGCCGGGCCCGGGTCCGTCGGGTCAGCGCCAGCGGCTGCAGCCGGCCGAGGCTCGCGGCCAGGGCCGGCTCCCCGAGGACGTCGGCGCCGGTCTCGACCGCGCGCCGGGGTCCCACGGCGAGGGCGAGCGAGGTGAGGACCTGGGCCAGGTCG includes:
- a CDS encoding GAP family protein; translation: MLIQSIGDLLPSAVGVAISPIPIIAIVLMLATPRARSNGVAFALGWIAGLSAVVAVVLLVAKGAGSGTTDDGVDWATLAFGLVFLGLARRQWSSRPEKGEEPKMPGWMEAVDHFTFPRSLGLGLVLSAANPKNFVLTAAAAGAIAKADMPVGDEIVAAVVFVVIASVTVVGLVLFYLVAPTAAARSLDAIKEFMAHNNAVIMTVLFLILGAKLIGNGLGGAFG